A section of the Oryzias latipes chromosome 10, ASM223467v1 genome encodes:
- the LOC101167550 gene encoding ankyrin repeat and KH domain-containing protein 1 isoform X4, with protein sequence MQDAVAGTAMLTDGFEDEIDSVTPRSPVAEMGVGATPGGVGLGGIGIGVGGKKVRLYSEPGGPGAERLDFKLAAAAVLSSGPGSGSDEDEVSEVESFILDQEDLDNPIMKTASELLLSSATDGVDLRTVDPETQARLEALLEAAAFADPEVLRRLTSSVSCALDEAAAALTRMRAENTLNAGQADNRSLAEACSDGDVNAVRKLLDEGRSVNEHTEEGESLLCLACSAGYYELAQVLLAMHANVEDRGIKGDITPLMAAASGGYVDIVKLLLVHGADVNAQSSTGNTALTYACAGGFVDVVKVLLKEGANIEDHNENGHTPLMEAASAGHVEVARVLLEYGAGINTHSNEFKESALTLACYKGHLDMVRFLLEAGADQEHKTDEMHTALMEACMDGHVEVARLLLDSGAQVNMPADSFESPLTLAACGGHVELAALLIERGANLEEVNDEGYTPLMEAAREGHEEMVALLLAQGANINAQTEETQETALTLACCGGFLEVADFLIKAGADIELGCSTPLMEAAQEGHLELVKYLLAAGANVHATTATGDTALTYACENGHTDVADVLLQAGANLEHESEGGRTPLMKAARAGHLCTVQFLISKGANVNRTTANNDHTVVSLACAGGHLAVVELLLAHGADPTHRLKDGSTMLIEAAKGGHTNVVSYLLDYPNNILSVPAPDLSQFTPPSQDASQVPRVPFQALAMVVPPQEPDRAPSNISTPPPISSKGVSKQRQAAMQPGVPCSVGRGSEAEPLPPFHLCQPLECIVEETEGKLNELGQRISAIEKAQLQSLELIQGEPLTKDKIEELKKSREEQVQKKKKILKELQKVERRLQLKTQQQFTKEYMEAKGLKEDQEAGQSQGPGPGPGITATDPALLLSTAVVQAHTGSDTDEEANKDEEQEDQPGEDGEEEEEDDDEEEEGSDDDGEDDDYPKLPQVDTILYRDGPQQPPLPPSPQTQPQPPPPPLQAPFVPIQPLPDYNPADYAGSTSPELQRVLLGQQILGQQQGQGQQLAGLGPGMIPQHAPDGLMVATPAQTLTDTLDDIMAAVSSRVPMLNTTTSPTPLSQPPAQTPANIASPPSVLPLYPSVDIDAHTESNHDTALTLACAGGHEELVSVLLARGANIEHRDKKGFTPLILAATAGHVGVVEVLLDKCGDIEAQSERTKDTPLSLACSGGRQEVVELLLLRGANKEHRNVSDYTPLSLAASGGYVNIIKILLNAGAEINSRTGSKLGISPLMLAAMNGHVPAVKLLLDMGSDINAQIETNRNTALTLACFQGRAEVVSLLLDRKANVEHRAKTGLTPLMEAASGGYAEVGRVLLDKGADVNAPPVPSSRDTALTIAADKGHYKFCELLINRCAHIDVRNKKGNTPLWLAANGGHFEVVQLLVHASADVDAADNRKITPLMAAFRKGHVKVVQYLVKEVNQFPSDIECMRYIATIADKELLKKCHQCMETIVKAKDQQAAEANKNASILLKELDLEKSREESKKQALAAKREKRKEKRKKKKEEQKRKQEEEEGQKTKEESSEMHDQKEDSADEAEVPIEPPSATTTTTIGISATSPTFTTPFGKKRANVATTPSTNRKNKKNKTKDSAPSEPIILQDPQVVLAQHKADKNKIHGEPRGGGGGVTGGNSDSDPLDSTDCASESSSSGGKSQELNYLPDLTSFASSSSSSSSSSSSSSSAPSSGAAPSQIPLPGPEKRHFPQPQADSKVDNKVTVSISKPLQKVPDANDSTSNSLPSPFKPMVLPVTSPNTKHSLTSPKRIQKRDEGWKEVVRRSKKLSVPASVVSRIMGRGGCNITAIQDVTGAHIDVDKQKDKNGERMITIRGGTESTRYAVQLINALIQDPAKELEDLIPRNHIRAPGSKTTPASFSSTVGTTSGSTTSTKALSSLVTSPCVPFQPPSTSSSSSQSAGKIGKGLSSNIRQPFPVSLPLAYAHPQLALLAQTMHQIRHPRLPMAQFGGTFSPQSSTWGPFPVRPVSPGSANSSPKHNGGANNAGAQARSNSTHSEHSITASSGTAVPTSNMTTTSVPNTSAASPHPTNPTPYNPQQSVPTPSSVRKQLFAPDPKLAGATPVSSAAQCSGSNTVAGTASPAHHSSTTTTANPSLEPVGSISQAPAQPAKSEPSGVAPPGKDKLPLHGESQTVSVSESINSVGFSSQAMTVVSKSESRQQLPPPPSSASSTEAPPPLLNPQPSSHLPSASAPILSPRVAHPNNTIPHFSAPAPRISHRMQPSGPYYSLSEQQTQQQQLSGFVPPSKESLKQTQNQTSQPPSGPAQAQSHAHGQAPGSLQVSVNMGIINGSQMPHVTGAGKPQQIPPNFGPAGLFSISSIFDNSQVGNSQVWGACHLPARSPPEQSYSAHPPFVMGQMENMMPPPPPDSSKAPGYRPVSQAISGSHMYVQQGHGGVGTPSISRQHFSPHPWSASTSGESLVLPPPTVSSSAMVPPPQPKPGNSSQQDRKVPPPIGTERLARIRQTGTVNPPLLPSSYPASVGQGGIWSFGVGSASEAMSGWSQPLMGSHMMHPQLQPDQSAFSQHQLMEQDDTGIANPANNYHQPQHLPSNYIDFQKGMPMSMYGGTMLTPHPPMAEGPGGPMYNGLHAGDPAWSPIIKVVPGSADNSDPQQQVWPGTWAPHVGNVHLNHVN encoded by the exons ATGCAGGATGCTGTAGCCGGGACAGCAATGCTGACGGACGGCTTTGAGGACGAGATTGACTCGGTGACTCCTCGCTCCCCAGTGGCAGAGATGGGGGTAGGAGCGACACCAGGAGGAGTCGGACTAGGGGGCATTGGGATTGGTGTAGGTGGAAAGAAAGTGCGTTTGTACAGTGAACCAGGTGGACCTGGAGCAGAAAGACTGGATTTCAAACTAGCGGCTGCGGCCGTCCTCTCCTCGGGTCCAGGATCCGGCAGCGACGAAGACGAGGTTTCAGAG GTGGAGTCATTCATTTTGGACCAGGAGGACTTGGACAACCCCATCATGAAGACGGCATCAGAGTTGCTTTTGTCCAGCGCCACAGACGGAGTGGATTTGAGGACTGTTGATCCAGAGACGCAGGCCCGACTTGAAGCTCTGCTGGAAGCTGCAG CTTTTGCAGACCCTGAAGTGCTACGGCGGCTGACGTCATCAGTGAGCTGTGCCCTGGATGAGGCTGCAGCTGCCCTGACCCGTATGAGAGCAGAAAACACACTCAACGCTGGTCAGGCTGACAA CCGCAGCTTAGCAGAGGCGTGTTCAGATGGAGATGTCAACGCTGTGCGCAAACTTCTGGATGAAGGCCGGAGCGTCAACGAACACACAGAAGAGGGAGAAAGCCTGTTGTGCCTGGCCTGCTCTGCTGGTTATTATGAACTTGCACAG GTTTTGTTGGCCATGCATGCCAATGTAGAAGATCGGGGCATCAAGGGGGACATAACGCCCCTGATGGCTGCTGCCAGTGGAGGCTATGTGGACATTGTCAAACTGCTCCTAGTCCATGGAGCAGATGTTAATGCACAATCTTCCACAG GCAACACAGCTCTGACGTATGCATGTGCCGGCGGCTTTGTGGATGTGGTTAAGGTGCTGCTAAAGGAGGGTGCAAACATTGAAGATCACAATGAGAATGGACACACTCCCCTCATGGAGGCGGCCAGCGCCGGCCATGTAGAAGTGGCCAGGGTCCTTTTGGAGTATGGCGCCGGCATCAACACACACTCCAACGAGTTCAAGGAGAGTGCTCTAACACTTGCCTGCTACAAAG GTCACTTGGATATGGTGCGCTTTCTCTTGGAGGCTGGAGCTGACCAGGAGCATAAAACAGATGAGATGCATACAGCACTAATGGAGGCTTGCATG GACGGCCATGTGGAGGTAGCGCGACTGCTGTTGGACAGCGGTGCACAGGTCAACATGCCAGCGGACTCCTTTGAGTCGCCCCTCACCCTTGCTGCGTGTGGAGGACACGTGGAGCTGGCAGCCTTGCTCATTGAGAGAGGTGCCAATTTGGAAGAG GTTAATGATGAAGGCTACACTCCGCTGATGGAGGCAGCAAGAGAAGGTCATGAAGAGATGGTAGCGCTTCTGTTAGCTCAAG GTGCTAACATCAACGCCCAGACAGAGGAGACCCAGGAGACTGCGTTGACACTGGCATGTTGCGGAGGCTTTTTGGAAGTTGCAGACTTCCTCATTAAAGCAGGAGCTGATATTGAGCTAGGATGCTCCACTCCTCTAATGGAAGCTGCACAGGAAGGCCATCTGGAGCTGGTCAAATACCTACTAGCTGCAg gTGCCAATGTTCATGCCACCACAGCAACAGGAGACACAGCATTGACCTATGCATGTGAGAATGGGCACACGGATGTGGCTGATGTGCTGCTGCAAGCTGGAGCCAACTTG GAGCATGAATCAGAAGGCGGCCGGACCCCCCTCATGAAGGCAGCAAGGGCGGGGCATCTCTGCACAGTACAGTTTCTCATCAGCAAAG GTGCTAATGTCAACAGAACTACTGCCAACAATGATCACACAGTGGTCTCTCTGGCCTGTGCTGGAGGGCATCTCGCTGTGGTGGAGTTGCTGTTGGCACACGGCGCAGATCCTACGCACAGACTCAAA GATGGTTCAACCATGCTGATTGAAGCTGCTAAGGGTGGCCACACTAACGTGGTGTCCTACTTGTTGGATTACCCCAACAACATCCTGTCTGTACCAGCCCCCGACCTGTCCCAGTTCACACCCCCATCACAAGACGCCTCTCAG GTTCCTCGTGTCCCATTCCAAGCTCTCGCCATGGTAGTACCCCCCCAGGAGCCCGACAGAGCCCCATCAAACATCTCCACACCCCCACCCATTTCCAGCAAAG GCGTGTCTAAACAGAGGCAAGCAGCCATGCAGCCCGGTGTCCCCTGTTCTGTGGGACGGGGGTCTGAAGCGGAGCCTCTGCCACCCTTCCACTTGTGCCAACCTCTGGAGTGCATTGTGGAGGAAACGGAGGGAAAGCTAAATGAGCTGGGCCAGAGAATTAGCGCTATTGAAAAGGCTCAGCTACAATCATTAGAGCTTATTCAGGGGGAGCCGCTCACCAAAGACAAGATTGAGGAGCTaaagaagagcagagaggaacag gtgcagaagaagaagaaaatcttgAAGGAGTTGCAGAAGGTAGAGCGTCGGCTGCAGTTGAAAACACAGCAACAGTTCACCAAAGAGTACATGGAAGCAAAGGGCTTAAAGGAAGATCAGGAGGCGGGACAAAGCCAGGGCCCGGGGCCGGGGCCTGGGATTACAGCAACAGACCCCGCGCTCCTCCTTTCCACGGCAGTTGTTCAGGCGCACACTGGCTCCGACACGGATGAAGAGGCCAACAAAGACGAGGAACAAGAAGACCAGCCAGGGGAGGACGGGGAAGAG gaagaggaagatgatgatgaagaagaggagggctCAGATGACGACGGCGAGGACGACGACTATCCCAAGCTTCCTCAGGTTGACACAATCCTCTATAGGGATGGACCACAgcagcctcctcttcctccttcgcCACAGACTCAGCCtcagcctcctcctccacctcttcaGGCTCCTTTTGTCCCAATCCAACCCCTGCCAGATTACAATCCTGCAGACTACGCAGGAAGTACAAGTCCAGAGCTGCAGAGGGTATTGCTGGGGCAACAGATTCTAGGGCAGCAGCAGGGTCAGGGTCAACAGCTTGCTGGGCTTGGTCCTGGAATGATACCGCAGCATGCTCCAGATGGGCTGATGGTAGCTACACCTGCGCAGACGCTCACAGACACGCTGGATGACATCATGGCAG ctGTGAGCAGTCGCGTGCCCATGCTGAACACTACGACTTCTCCCACGCCCCTCTCCCAGCCGCCTGCACAGACGCCCGCAAACATCGCATCTCCCCCTTCTGTACTGCCCTTGTACCCCTCTGTTGACATTGATGCACAT ACGGAGAGTAATCACGACACAGCGTTGACGTTAGCGTGTGCAGGAGGACACGAGGAGCTAGTGTCTGTCCTCCTGGCACGGGGAGCCAACATCGAGCACCGGGATAAGAAAG GGTTTACCCCTTTGATCCTGGCAGCCACTGCTGGCCACGTGGGAGTGGTTGAGGTGCTGCTTGACAAATGCGGTGACATCGAGGCCCAGTCAGAGAGAACCAAAGACACGCCCCTCTCGCTGGCCTGCTCCGGGGGACGCCAAGAG GTTGTGGAGTTGCTGCTGCTGCGTGGAGCCAACAAGGAACACCGCAACGTTTCAGACTACACTCCTCTGAGCTTGGCTGCTTCTGGAGGATATGTCAATATCATCAAGATACTCCTCAACGCTGGAGCTGAGATCAACTCCAG GACCGGCAGCAAGCTGGGAATCTCTCCGCTGATGCTGGCTGCGATGAACGGCCATGTGCCAGCTGTGAAGCTGTTGCTGGATATGGGCTCCGACATCAACGCCCAGATTGAAACCAACCGAAACACCGCTTTGACTCTAGCCTGCTTTCAGGGGCGGGCCGAGGTCGTCAGCCTGCTGCTCGATCGCAAGGCTAATGTTGAGCATCGGGCCAAG ACTGGTTTAACTCCTCTGATGGAAGCAGCCTCTGGAGGTTATGCAGAAGTGGGCCGTGTCCTGTTGGACAAAGGTGCTGATGTCAATGCTCCCCCTGTCCCCTCATCCCGAGACACTGCCCTCACCATTGCTGCTGACAAGGGCCACTACAAGTTCTGTGAGCTGCTTATCAACAG GTGCGCTCATATTGATGTACGAAACAAGAAAGGGAACACTCCTCTCTGGTTGGCAGCAAACGGTGGTCACTTTGAAGTTGTTCAGCTCCTTGTACACGCCAGCGCCGATGTGGATGCAGCCGACAACCGCAAAATCACCCCACTTATGGCGGCATTTCGCAAG GGTCACGTGAAGGTGGTTCAGTATCTTGTGAAGGAGGTTAACCAGTTCCCATCAGACATCGAGTGCATGAGATATATTGCTACCATCGCAGACAAG GAGCTGTTAAAGAAATGCCACCAATGTATGGAGACCATTGTCAAAGCTAAAGATCAGCAAGCAGCTGAAGCCAACAAAAATGCTAGCATTCTTCTTAAGGAGCTGGACCTGGAGAAG TCTCGAGAAGAGAGCAAGAAGCAGGCCCTGGCTGCAAAGCGGGAGAAGAGGAAGGAGAAACGcaagaagaaaaaggaggagcaaaagaggaagcaggaggaagaagagggacAGAAAACGAAGGAGGAGTCCTCTGAGATGCACGACCAGAAGGAGGATTCAGCTGATG AAGCTGAAGTTCCCATTGAACCTCCAAGTGcgaccaccaccaccaccatcggTATATCAGCCACCTCCCCCACCTTCACTACACCTTTTGGTAAGAAGCGAGCAAACGTGGCCACTACCCCAAGCACCAATCGcaagaacaaaaagaacaagACTAAGGATTCAGCACCAAGTGAACCAATTATATTACAGGACCCCCag GTTGTGTTAGCACAACACAAGGCTGACAAGAACAAGATCCATGGTGAGCCacgtggtgggggtgggggcgtGACGGGTGGCAACAGCGATTCTGACCCGCTGGACAGCACCGATTGTGCCagtgagagcagcagcagtggtgGGAAGAGTCAGGAGCTCAACTACCTCCCTGACCTCACCTCCttcgcctcctcctcctcttcctcttcttcttcttcatcctcctcatcctcggCCCCTTCCTCAGGAGCGGCCCCCTCCCAGATCCCCTTGCCTGGCCCAGAGAAGAGACACTTTCCTCAGCCGCAAGCTGACAGCAAAGTAGACAATAAGGTCACGGTCTCCATCTCAAAGCCACTGCAAAA AGTTCCAGATGCAAACGACTCCACCTCAAACTCTTTGCCTTCGCCGTTCAAACCCATGGTTCTTCCCGTCACGTCGCCCAACACCAAGCACAGCCTCACAAGTCCAAAGAGAATCCAAAAAAGAGATGAAGGGTGGAAAGAGGTGGTCAGAAG ATCAAAGAAGCTGTCTGTGCCAGCCTCTGTTGTGTCTCGGATCATGGGCCGAGGAGGCTGCAACATCACGGCCATTCAAGACGTGACAGGAGCTCATATTGACGTGGACAAACAGAAGGACAAGAATGGGGAGAGAATGATTACTAtcag AGGAGGGACGGAGTCTACACGGTATGCAGTGCAGCTGATCAACGCTCTAATCCAAGACCCAGCCAAGGAGCTTGAGGATCTAATTCCCCGAAACCACATCAGGGCCCCAGGCTCTAAAACAACCCCAGCATCCTTTTCTTCTACCGTAGGGACCACCAGTGGCTCAACTACCAGCACAAAGGCTTTAAGCTCATTGGTCACATCTCCCTGTGTTCCGTTCCAGCCCCCCTCcacatcttcatcctcctctcagTCTGCAGGGAAGATTGGGAAGGGGCTTTCATCAAACATCAGACAGCCTTTCCCAGTGTCTCTGCCCCTGGCATACGCCCACCCTCAGCTTGCCCTGCTGGCTCAGACGATGCACCAAATCAGACATCCTCGTCTACCTATGGCTCAGTTTGGAGGCACCTTCTCTCCCCAATCCAGTACCTGGGGTCCCTTCCCAGTCCGTCCCGTAAGTCCCGGCAGTGCTAACAGCTCCCCAAAACACAACGGAGGCGCAAACAATGCTGGTGCTCAGGCCAGATCCAACTCGACCCACAGCGAGCACAGCATCACAGCCAGCTCAGGAACGGCAGTCCCCACCTCCAACATGACCACCACTAGTGTGCCCAACACATCTGCAGCCTCGCCTCATCCCACTAATCCTACTCCGTATAATCCACAGCAAAGTGTCCCCACTCCTTCGTCTGTTAGGAAGCAGCTCTTTGCCCCTGACCCCAAACTTGCTGGCGCCACCCCTGTATCTTCTGCTGCTCAGTGCAGTGGTAGTAATACAGTAGCAGGCACGGCTTCTCCTGCACATCACAGTTCAACCACGACAACGGCAAACCCCTCTCTGGAGCCAGTAGGATCCATTTCTCAGGCCCCCGCCCAGCCCGCTAAATCAGAGCCCAGTGGTGTTGCCCCTCCTGGGAAGGACAAGCTGCCTCTACACGGAGAGAGCCAGACTGTGTCAGTCAGCGAGAGCATCAACTCTGTCGGTTTCAGTTCTCAAGCCATGACTGTAGTTTCCAAATCAGAGTCTCGACAGCAATTGCCacctcctccctcctctgcATCGTCGACGGAagctcctcctcccctccttaACCCACAGCCCAGTTCTCACCTTCCTTCAGCGTCGGCCCCCATCCTCTCCCCCAGGGTTGCGCACCCCAACAACACCATTCCTCATTTCTCAGCCCCCGCTCCCAGGATCTCTCATCGTATGCAGCCATCAGGGCCTTACTATTCCCTTTCTGAGCAACAGacgcagcagcaacagctgtcTGGGTTTGTGCCCCCAAGCAAGGAATCCCTCAAACAAACCCAAAACCAGACGTCCCAGCCACCAAGTGGACCCGCTCAAGCCCAATCACACGCCCATGGTCAGGCTCCAGGCTCCCTCCAGGTCTCTGTGAACATGGGGATCATCAACGGTTCCCAGATGCCGCATGTCACTGGTGCAGGGAAGCCTCAGCAGATCCCTCCCAACTTTGGTCCTGCAGGTCTcttcagcatcagcagcatctttGATAACAGCCAA GTGGGAAACAGTCAGGTATGGGGAGCGTGCCATTTACCTGCTCGATCACCACCAGAGCAGTCGTATTCAGCCCATCCGCCTTTTGTCATGGGCCAAATGGAAAATATGATGCCCCCACCTCCACCAGACAGCTCCAAAGCACCTGGTTACCGCCCTGTCTCTCAGG ctATATCTGGCAGCCATATGTACGTGCAGCAGGGTCACGGAGGAGTCGGCACACCCTCCATCAGCAGACAGCACTTCTCCCCTCACCCATGGAGTGCGTCCACGTCAG GTGAATCCCTCGTCCTGCCTCCTCCTACAGTGTCCTCCTCTGCCATGGTGCCTCCTCCCCAACCGAAGCCAGGCAACTCCTCCCAGCAGGACCGAAAAGTTCCCCCACCTATCGGCACCGAACGGTTGGCGAGAATCAGACAGACTGGTACAGTCAACCCACCTCTCCTCCCAAGCAGCTACCCGGCTTCAGTTGGACAGGGGGGCATTTGGTCTTTTGGAGTTGGTAGCGCCTCAG AGGCCATGTCTGGTTGGTCCCAACCCCTGATGGGCAGCCACATGATGCACCCGCAGCTGCAGCCTGATCAGTCGGCCTTCTCTCAGCACCAGCTCATGGAACAGGACGACACCGGCATTGCAAACCCTGCTAACAACTACCACCAGCCTCAACATTTGCCCAGCAATTACATAGACTTCCAGAAG GGTATGCCTATGTCAATGTATGGAGGAACTATGCTGACTCCCCATCCTCCCATGGCAGAGGGGCCTGGGGGTCCAATGTACAATGGTTTGCATGCAGGTGACCCTGCATGGAGCCCCATCATCAAAGTTGTACCTGGCAGTGCAGACAATTCTGACCCACAGCAGCAG GTCTGGCCTGGTACCTGGGCACCTCATGTGGGCAACGTGCACCTGAACCATGTCAACTAG